One Brassica napus cultivar Da-Ae chromosome C4, Da-Ae, whole genome shotgun sequence genomic region harbors:
- the LOC106396367 gene encoding uncharacterized protein LOC106396367 isoform X9: protein MSFVWLQSLKLWDLVEFWDQEAGLWMEIGTFSWAGGSLNLVTGSQYLQMAFNVFSLAAKYGTLGFRGDERSRYGSLDRGWIYESDDGMVTSLFVQPKNGHMIRMTYLVEWTALDNSFCLEESRVSPPIDVYLVKTTMSYYNSLSTSGASPLCEWTLCKEHKVDLTRLYSPCIRYQGDRKFLSEIRPQREIVKEDTEFERTALSFYLHECSMLEHITKFAVKTTLDFYSSFSKNNASPLCEWVDDPHGLVNCWIELRVPNSDSFLLFTVNGYDDGFHLIESFAFTSLRSVVNLTLLPSGSIRQTGDRVFLSEILPQSDKEVSDENMRCETVKEGVVSEIVKEDLGNVDEIVSDREVSDENMRSEIVKKDLVKHANEIDEKMVSETVKEELVSEIVKEDLVKDSDEIDENRRSENVREDVKHADEITQAQHLDNVTKDLVKETADAQTDIEESVKECAEKATEAYLDRIRRQYIADQHKKRDELAEAVRKLTLETQQRDWEKQQKEKKEQRKLKTAQEKSKKDEQKKKKK from the exons ATGTCTTTTGTCTGGTtgcaaagtttgaaactttgggATCTCGTGGAGTTTTGGGATCAAGAGGCGGGTCTCTGGATGGAGATTGGAACCTTCTCGTGGGCGGGCGGATCTCTGAATTTGGTGACGGGATCGCAATATCTCCAAATGGCGTTTAATGTATTTTCTCTGGCTGCAAAGTATGGAACTTTGGGATTTCGTGGAGATGAGAGATCGAGATACGGGTCTCTGGATCGTGGGTGGATCTATGAATCTGATGACGGGATGGTCACATCTCTCTTCGTCCAGCCAAAAAAT GGACATATGATTCGGATGACGTATTTGGTGGAGTGGACTGCGTTGGATAACAGTTTCTGTTTGGAAGAGAGCCGTGTTTCTCCACCTATTGATGTTTACCTTGTGAAAACTACCATGTCCTACTATAATTCTCTCTCCACGAGTGGTGCAAGTCCGTTGTGTGAATGGACTTTATGCAAGGAGCATAAAGTCGATTTGACTCGACTTTATTCTCCTTGCATTAGATATCAAGGAGATAGAAAATTCTTGTCTGAAATTCGGCCTCAGAG GGAAATTGTGAAAGAAGACACTGAATTTGAGAGGACTGCGTTAAGCTTCTATCTGCACGAGTGCAGTATGCTTGAACATATTACTAAGTTCGCTGTCAAAACCACACTGGACTTCTATAGTTCTTTCTCCAAGAACAATGCTAGTCCATTATGTGAATGGGTTGATGATCCTCACGGCTTGGTCAACTGCTGGATAGAGCTTCGTGTACCTAATAGTGACTCGTTCCTGCTGTTCACTGTCAACGGCTATGATGATGGCTTTCACTTAATTGAGTCATTTGCGTTTACGTCTCTGAGGTCTGTAGTCAATTTGACTCTACTTCCTTCTGGCAGCATTAGACAGACTGGCGATAGAGTATTCTTGTCTGAAATTCTGCCTCAGAG TGATAAAGAAGTCTCTGATGAGAACATGCGCTGTGAGACTGTGAAAGAAGGTGTGGTCAGCGAGATTGTGAAAGAGGATTTGGGGAACGTTGATGAGATTGTGAG TGATAGAGAAGTCTCTGATGAGAACATGCGAAGTGAGATTGTTAAAAAAGATTTGGTGAAACACGCTAATGAGATTGATGAGAAGATGGTGAGTGAGACTGTGAAAGAAGAGTTGGTGAGTGAGATTGTGAAAGAGGATTTGGTGAAAGACTCTGATGAGATTGATGAGAACAGGCGCAGTGAGAATGTGAGAGAAGATGTGAAACACGCTGATGAGATCACGCAGGCACAACATCT TGACAATGTGACAAAAGACTTGGTAAAAGAAACTGCTGATGCACAGAC TGACATAGAAGAGTCGGTTAAAGAATGCGCTGAGAAGGCCACGGAGGCATATCT TGACAGGATTAGAAGACAGTATATTGCTGACCAGCACAAAAAGAGGGATGAATTGGCGGAAGCTGTGAGAAAACTCACCTTGGAAACGCAGCAGCGTGATTGGGAAAAGCAgcagaaagagaaaaaagaacaGAGGAAGTTGAAGACAGCGCAGGAGAAGTCCAAGAAAGACGagcagaagaaaaagaagaaatga
- the LOC106396367 gene encoding golgin subfamily A member 6-like protein 22 isoform X1, with translation MSFVWLQSLKLWDLVEFWDQEAGLWMEIGTFSWAGGSLNLVTGSQYLQMAFNVFSLAAKYGTLGFRGDERSRYGSLDRGWIYESDDGMVTSLFVQPKNGHMIRMTYLVEWTALDNSFCLEESRVSPPIDVYLVKTTMSYYNSLSTSGASPLCEWTLCKEHKVDLTRLYSPCIRYQGDRKFLSEIRPQREIVKEDTEFERTALSFYLHECSMLEHITKFAVKTTLDFYSSFSKNNASPLCEWVDDPHGLVNCWIELRVPNSDSFLLFTVNGYDDGFHLIESFAFTSLRSVVNLTLLPSGSIRQTGDRVFLSEILPQSDKEVSDENMRCETVKEGVVSEIVKEDLGNVDEIVSDKEVSDENMRSEMDEKMVSETVKEDVVSEIVKEDLGNVDEIVSDKEVSDENMRSEMDEKMVSETVKEDVVSEIVKEDLGNVDEIVSDKEVSDENMRSEMDEKMVSETVKEGVVSEIVKEDLGNADEIVSDREVSDENMRSEIVKKDLVKHANEIDEKMVSETVKEELVSEIVKEDLVKDSDEIDENRRSENVREDVKHADEITQAQHLDNVTKDLVKETADAQTDIEESVKECAEKATEAYLDRIRRQYIADQHKKRDELAEAVRKLTLETQQRDWEKQQKEKKEQRKLKTAQEKSKKDEQKKKKK, from the exons ATGTCTTTTGTCTGGTtgcaaagtttgaaactttgggATCTCGTGGAGTTTTGGGATCAAGAGGCGGGTCTCTGGATGGAGATTGGAACCTTCTCGTGGGCGGGCGGATCTCTGAATTTGGTGACGGGATCGCAATATCTCCAAATGGCGTTTAATGTATTTTCTCTGGCTGCAAAGTATGGAACTTTGGGATTTCGTGGAGATGAGAGATCGAGATACGGGTCTCTGGATCGTGGGTGGATCTATGAATCTGATGACGGGATGGTCACATCTCTCTTCGTCCAGCCAAAAAAT GGACATATGATTCGGATGACGTATTTGGTGGAGTGGACTGCGTTGGATAACAGTTTCTGTTTGGAAGAGAGCCGTGTTTCTCCACCTATTGATGTTTACCTTGTGAAAACTACCATGTCCTACTATAATTCTCTCTCCACGAGTGGTGCAAGTCCGTTGTGTGAATGGACTTTATGCAAGGAGCATAAAGTCGATTTGACTCGACTTTATTCTCCTTGCATTAGATATCAAGGAGATAGAAAATTCTTGTCTGAAATTCGGCCTCAGAG GGAAATTGTGAAAGAAGACACTGAATTTGAGAGGACTGCGTTAAGCTTCTATCTGCACGAGTGCAGTATGCTTGAACATATTACTAAGTTCGCTGTCAAAACCACACTGGACTTCTATAGTTCTTTCTCCAAGAACAATGCTAGTCCATTATGTGAATGGGTTGATGATCCTCACGGCTTGGTCAACTGCTGGATAGAGCTTCGTGTACCTAATAGTGACTCGTTCCTGCTGTTCACTGTCAACGGCTATGATGATGGCTTTCACTTAATTGAGTCATTTGCGTTTACGTCTCTGAGGTCTGTAGTCAATTTGACTCTACTTCCTTCTGGCAGCATTAGACAGACTGGCGATAGAGTATTCTTGTCTGAAATTCTGCCTCAGAG TGATAAAGAAGTCTCTGATGAGAACATGCGCTGTGAGACTGTGAAAGAAGGTGTGGTCAGCGAGATTGTGAAAGAGGATTTGGGGAACGTTGATGAGATTGTGAG TGATAAAGAAGTCTCTGATGAGAACATGCGCAGTGAGATGGATGAGAAGATGGTGAGTGAGACTGTGAAAGAAGATGTGGTCAGCGAGATTGTGAAAGAGGATTTGGGGAACGTTGATGAGATTGTGAG TGATAAAGAAGTCTCTGATGAGAACATGCGCAGTGAGATGGATGAGAAGATGGTGAGTGAGACTGTGAAAGAAGATGTGGTCAGCGAGATTGTGAAAGAGGATTTGGGGAACGTTGATGAGATTGTGAG TGATAAAGAAGTCTCTGATGAGAACATGCGCAGTGAGATGGATGAGAAGATGGTGAGTGAGACTGTGAAAGAAGGTGTGGTCAGCGAGATTGTGAAAGAGGATTTGGGGAACGCTGATGAGATTGTGAG TGATAGAGAAGTCTCTGATGAGAACATGCGAAGTGAGATTGTTAAAAAAGATTTGGTGAAACACGCTAATGAGATTGATGAGAAGATGGTGAGTGAGACTGTGAAAGAAGAGTTGGTGAGTGAGATTGTGAAAGAGGATTTGGTGAAAGACTCTGATGAGATTGATGAGAACAGGCGCAGTGAGAATGTGAGAGAAGATGTGAAACACGCTGATGAGATCACGCAGGCACAACATCT TGACAATGTGACAAAAGACTTGGTAAAAGAAACTGCTGATGCACAGAC TGACATAGAAGAGTCGGTTAAAGAATGCGCTGAGAAGGCCACGGAGGCATATCT TGACAGGATTAGAAGACAGTATATTGCTGACCAGCACAAAAAGAGGGATGAATTGGCGGAAGCTGTGAGAAAACTCACCTTGGAAACGCAGCAGCGTGATTGGGAAAAGCAgcagaaagagaaaaaagaacaGAGGAAGTTGAAGACAGCGCAGGAGAAGTCCAAGAAAGACGagcagaagaaaaagaagaaatga
- the LOC106396367 gene encoding uncharacterized protein LOC106396367 isoform X2, whose translation MSFVWLQSLKLWDLVEFWDQEAGLWMEIGTFSWAGGSLNLVTGSQYLQMAFNVFSLAAKYGTLGFRGDERSRYGSLDRGWIYESDDGMVTSLFVQPKNGHMIRMTYLVEWTALDNSFCLEESRVSPPIDVYLVKTTMSYYNSLSTSGASPLCEWTLCKEHKVDLTRLYSPCIRYQGDRKFLSEIRPQREIVKEDTEFERTALSFYLHECSMLEHITKFAVKTTLDFYSSFSKNNASPLCEWVDDPHGLVNCWIELRVPNSDSFLLFTVNGYDDGFHLIESFAFTSLRSVVNLTLLPSGSIRQTGDRVFLSEILPQRRCETVKEGVVSEIVKEDLGNVDEIVSDKEVSDENMRSEMDEKMVSETVKEDVVSEIVKEDLGNVDEIVSDKEVSDENMRSEMDEKMVSETVKEDVVSEIVKEDLGNVDEIVSDKEVSDENMRSEMDEKMVSETVKEGVVSEIVKEDLGNADEIVSDREVSDENMRSEIVKKDLVKHANEIDEKMVSETVKEELVSEIVKEDLVKDSDEIDENRRSENVREDVKHADEITQAQHLDNVTKDLVKETADAQTDIEESVKECAEKATEAYLDRIRRQYIADQHKKRDELAEAVRKLTLETQQRDWEKQQKEKKEQRKLKTAQEKSKKDEQKKKKK comes from the exons ATGTCTTTTGTCTGGTtgcaaagtttgaaactttgggATCTCGTGGAGTTTTGGGATCAAGAGGCGGGTCTCTGGATGGAGATTGGAACCTTCTCGTGGGCGGGCGGATCTCTGAATTTGGTGACGGGATCGCAATATCTCCAAATGGCGTTTAATGTATTTTCTCTGGCTGCAAAGTATGGAACTTTGGGATTTCGTGGAGATGAGAGATCGAGATACGGGTCTCTGGATCGTGGGTGGATCTATGAATCTGATGACGGGATGGTCACATCTCTCTTCGTCCAGCCAAAAAAT GGACATATGATTCGGATGACGTATTTGGTGGAGTGGACTGCGTTGGATAACAGTTTCTGTTTGGAAGAGAGCCGTGTTTCTCCACCTATTGATGTTTACCTTGTGAAAACTACCATGTCCTACTATAATTCTCTCTCCACGAGTGGTGCAAGTCCGTTGTGTGAATGGACTTTATGCAAGGAGCATAAAGTCGATTTGACTCGACTTTATTCTCCTTGCATTAGATATCAAGGAGATAGAAAATTCTTGTCTGAAATTCGGCCTCAGAG GGAAATTGTGAAAGAAGACACTGAATTTGAGAGGACTGCGTTAAGCTTCTATCTGCACGAGTGCAGTATGCTTGAACATATTACTAAGTTCGCTGTCAAAACCACACTGGACTTCTATAGTTCTTTCTCCAAGAACAATGCTAGTCCATTATGTGAATGGGTTGATGATCCTCACGGCTTGGTCAACTGCTGGATAGAGCTTCGTGTACCTAATAGTGACTCGTTCCTGCTGTTCACTGTCAACGGCTATGATGATGGCTTTCACTTAATTGAGTCATTTGCGTTTACGTCTCTGAGGTCTGTAGTCAATTTGACTCTACTTCCTTCTGGCAGCATTAGACAGACTGGCGATAGAGTATTCTTGTCTGAAATTCTGCCTCAGAG GCGCTGTGAGACTGTGAAAGAAGGTGTGGTCAGCGAGATTGTGAAAGAGGATTTGGGGAACGTTGATGAGATTGTGAG TGATAAAGAAGTCTCTGATGAGAACATGCGCAGTGAGATGGATGAGAAGATGGTGAGTGAGACTGTGAAAGAAGATGTGGTCAGCGAGATTGTGAAAGAGGATTTGGGGAACGTTGATGAGATTGTGAG TGATAAAGAAGTCTCTGATGAGAACATGCGCAGTGAGATGGATGAGAAGATGGTGAGTGAGACTGTGAAAGAAGATGTGGTCAGCGAGATTGTGAAAGAGGATTTGGGGAACGTTGATGAGATTGTGAG TGATAAAGAAGTCTCTGATGAGAACATGCGCAGTGAGATGGATGAGAAGATGGTGAGTGAGACTGTGAAAGAAGGTGTGGTCAGCGAGATTGTGAAAGAGGATTTGGGGAACGCTGATGAGATTGTGAG TGATAGAGAAGTCTCTGATGAGAACATGCGAAGTGAGATTGTTAAAAAAGATTTGGTGAAACACGCTAATGAGATTGATGAGAAGATGGTGAGTGAGACTGTGAAAGAAGAGTTGGTGAGTGAGATTGTGAAAGAGGATTTGGTGAAAGACTCTGATGAGATTGATGAGAACAGGCGCAGTGAGAATGTGAGAGAAGATGTGAAACACGCTGATGAGATCACGCAGGCACAACATCT TGACAATGTGACAAAAGACTTGGTAAAAGAAACTGCTGATGCACAGAC TGACATAGAAGAGTCGGTTAAAGAATGCGCTGAGAAGGCCACGGAGGCATATCT TGACAGGATTAGAAGACAGTATATTGCTGACCAGCACAAAAAGAGGGATGAATTGGCGGAAGCTGTGAGAAAACTCACCTTGGAAACGCAGCAGCGTGATTGGGAAAAGCAgcagaaagagaaaaaagaacaGAGGAAGTTGAAGACAGCGCAGGAGAAGTCCAAGAAAGACGagcagaagaaaaagaagaaatga
- the LOC106396367 gene encoding uncharacterized protein LOC106396367 isoform X5, which produces MSFVWLQSLKLWDLVEFWDQEAGLWMEIGTFSWAGGSLNLVTGSQYLQMAFNVFSLAAKYGTLGFRGDERSRYGSLDRGWIYESDDGMVTSLFVQPKNGHMIRMTYLVEWTALDNSFCLEESRVSPPIDVYLVKTTMSYYNSLSTSGASPLCEWTLCKEHKVDLTRLYSPCIRYQGDRKFLSEIRPQREIVKEDTEFERTALSFYLHECSMLEHITKFAVKTTLDFYSSFSKNNASPLCEWVDDPHGLVNCWIELRVPNSDSFLLFTVNGYDDGFHLIESFAFTSLRSVVNLTLLPSGSIRQTGDRVFLSEILPQSDKEVSDENMRCETVKEGVVSEIVKEDLGNVDEIVSDKEVSDENMRSEMDEKMVSETVKEDVVSEIVKEDLGNVDEIVSDKEVSDENMRSEMDEKMVSETVKEDVVSEIVKEDLGNVDEIVSDKEVSDENMRSEMDEKMVSETVKEGVVSEIVKEDLGNADEIVSDREVSDENMRSEIVKKDLVKHANEIDEKMVSETVKEELVSEIVKEDLVKDSDEIDENRRSENVREDVKHADEITQAQHLDNVTKDLVKETADAQTDIEESVKECAEKATEAYL; this is translated from the exons ATGTCTTTTGTCTGGTtgcaaagtttgaaactttgggATCTCGTGGAGTTTTGGGATCAAGAGGCGGGTCTCTGGATGGAGATTGGAACCTTCTCGTGGGCGGGCGGATCTCTGAATTTGGTGACGGGATCGCAATATCTCCAAATGGCGTTTAATGTATTTTCTCTGGCTGCAAAGTATGGAACTTTGGGATTTCGTGGAGATGAGAGATCGAGATACGGGTCTCTGGATCGTGGGTGGATCTATGAATCTGATGACGGGATGGTCACATCTCTCTTCGTCCAGCCAAAAAAT GGACATATGATTCGGATGACGTATTTGGTGGAGTGGACTGCGTTGGATAACAGTTTCTGTTTGGAAGAGAGCCGTGTTTCTCCACCTATTGATGTTTACCTTGTGAAAACTACCATGTCCTACTATAATTCTCTCTCCACGAGTGGTGCAAGTCCGTTGTGTGAATGGACTTTATGCAAGGAGCATAAAGTCGATTTGACTCGACTTTATTCTCCTTGCATTAGATATCAAGGAGATAGAAAATTCTTGTCTGAAATTCGGCCTCAGAG GGAAATTGTGAAAGAAGACACTGAATTTGAGAGGACTGCGTTAAGCTTCTATCTGCACGAGTGCAGTATGCTTGAACATATTACTAAGTTCGCTGTCAAAACCACACTGGACTTCTATAGTTCTTTCTCCAAGAACAATGCTAGTCCATTATGTGAATGGGTTGATGATCCTCACGGCTTGGTCAACTGCTGGATAGAGCTTCGTGTACCTAATAGTGACTCGTTCCTGCTGTTCACTGTCAACGGCTATGATGATGGCTTTCACTTAATTGAGTCATTTGCGTTTACGTCTCTGAGGTCTGTAGTCAATTTGACTCTACTTCCTTCTGGCAGCATTAGACAGACTGGCGATAGAGTATTCTTGTCTGAAATTCTGCCTCAGAG TGATAAAGAAGTCTCTGATGAGAACATGCGCTGTGAGACTGTGAAAGAAGGTGTGGTCAGCGAGATTGTGAAAGAGGATTTGGGGAACGTTGATGAGATTGTGAG TGATAAAGAAGTCTCTGATGAGAACATGCGCAGTGAGATGGATGAGAAGATGGTGAGTGAGACTGTGAAAGAAGATGTGGTCAGCGAGATTGTGAAAGAGGATTTGGGGAACGTTGATGAGATTGTGAG TGATAAAGAAGTCTCTGATGAGAACATGCGCAGTGAGATGGATGAGAAGATGGTGAGTGAGACTGTGAAAGAAGATGTGGTCAGCGAGATTGTGAAAGAGGATTTGGGGAACGTTGATGAGATTGTGAG TGATAAAGAAGTCTCTGATGAGAACATGCGCAGTGAGATGGATGAGAAGATGGTGAGTGAGACTGTGAAAGAAGGTGTGGTCAGCGAGATTGTGAAAGAGGATTTGGGGAACGCTGATGAGATTGTGAG TGATAGAGAAGTCTCTGATGAGAACATGCGAAGTGAGATTGTTAAAAAAGATTTGGTGAAACACGCTAATGAGATTGATGAGAAGATGGTGAGTGAGACTGTGAAAGAAGAGTTGGTGAGTGAGATTGTGAAAGAGGATTTGGTGAAAGACTCTGATGAGATTGATGAGAACAGGCGCAGTGAGAATGTGAGAGAAGATGTGAAACACGCTGATGAGATCACGCAGGCACAACATCT TGACAATGTGACAAAAGACTTGGTAAAAGAAACTGCTGATGCACAGAC TGACATAGAAGAGTCGGTTAAAGAATGCGCTGAGAAGGCCACGGAGGCATATCTGTAA
- the LOC106396367 gene encoding uncharacterized protein LOC106396367 isoform X3, protein MSFVWLQSLKLWDLVEFWDQEAGLWMEIGTFSWAGGSLNLVTGSQYLQMAFNVFSLAAKYGTLGFRGDERSRYGSLDRGWIYESDDGMVTSLFVQPKNGHMIRMTYLVEWTALDNSFCLEESRVSPPIDVYLVKTTMSYYNSLSTSGASPLCEWTLCKEHKVDLTRLYSPCIRYQGDRKFLSEIRPQREIVKEDTEFERTALSFYLHECSMLEHITKFAVKTTLDFYSSFSKNNASPLCEWVDDPHGLVNCWIELRVPNSDSFLLFTVNGYDDGFHLIESFAFTSLRSVVNLTLLPSGSIRQTGDRVFLSEILPQSDKEVSDENMRCETVKEGVVSEIVKEDLGNVDEIVSDKEVSDENMRSEMDEKMVSETVKEDVVSEIVKEDLGNVDEIVSDKEVSDENMRSEMDEKMVSETVKEDVVSEIVKEDLGNVDEIVSDKEVSDENMRSEMDEKMVSETVKEGVVSEIVKEDLGNADEIVSDREVSDENMRSEIVKKDLVKHANEIDEKMVSETVKEELVSEIVKEDLVKDSDEIDENRRSENVREDVKHADEITQAQHLDNVTKDLVKETADAQTDIEESVKECAEKATEAYLDRIRRQYIADQHSPWKRSSVIGKSSRKRKKNRGS, encoded by the exons ATGTCTTTTGTCTGGTtgcaaagtttgaaactttgggATCTCGTGGAGTTTTGGGATCAAGAGGCGGGTCTCTGGATGGAGATTGGAACCTTCTCGTGGGCGGGCGGATCTCTGAATTTGGTGACGGGATCGCAATATCTCCAAATGGCGTTTAATGTATTTTCTCTGGCTGCAAAGTATGGAACTTTGGGATTTCGTGGAGATGAGAGATCGAGATACGGGTCTCTGGATCGTGGGTGGATCTATGAATCTGATGACGGGATGGTCACATCTCTCTTCGTCCAGCCAAAAAAT GGACATATGATTCGGATGACGTATTTGGTGGAGTGGACTGCGTTGGATAACAGTTTCTGTTTGGAAGAGAGCCGTGTTTCTCCACCTATTGATGTTTACCTTGTGAAAACTACCATGTCCTACTATAATTCTCTCTCCACGAGTGGTGCAAGTCCGTTGTGTGAATGGACTTTATGCAAGGAGCATAAAGTCGATTTGACTCGACTTTATTCTCCTTGCATTAGATATCAAGGAGATAGAAAATTCTTGTCTGAAATTCGGCCTCAGAG GGAAATTGTGAAAGAAGACACTGAATTTGAGAGGACTGCGTTAAGCTTCTATCTGCACGAGTGCAGTATGCTTGAACATATTACTAAGTTCGCTGTCAAAACCACACTGGACTTCTATAGTTCTTTCTCCAAGAACAATGCTAGTCCATTATGTGAATGGGTTGATGATCCTCACGGCTTGGTCAACTGCTGGATAGAGCTTCGTGTACCTAATAGTGACTCGTTCCTGCTGTTCACTGTCAACGGCTATGATGATGGCTTTCACTTAATTGAGTCATTTGCGTTTACGTCTCTGAGGTCTGTAGTCAATTTGACTCTACTTCCTTCTGGCAGCATTAGACAGACTGGCGATAGAGTATTCTTGTCTGAAATTCTGCCTCAGAG TGATAAAGAAGTCTCTGATGAGAACATGCGCTGTGAGACTGTGAAAGAAGGTGTGGTCAGCGAGATTGTGAAAGAGGATTTGGGGAACGTTGATGAGATTGTGAG TGATAAAGAAGTCTCTGATGAGAACATGCGCAGTGAGATGGATGAGAAGATGGTGAGTGAGACTGTGAAAGAAGATGTGGTCAGCGAGATTGTGAAAGAGGATTTGGGGAACGTTGATGAGATTGTGAG TGATAAAGAAGTCTCTGATGAGAACATGCGCAGTGAGATGGATGAGAAGATGGTGAGTGAGACTGTGAAAGAAGATGTGGTCAGCGAGATTGTGAAAGAGGATTTGGGGAACGTTGATGAGATTGTGAG TGATAAAGAAGTCTCTGATGAGAACATGCGCAGTGAGATGGATGAGAAGATGGTGAGTGAGACTGTGAAAGAAGGTGTGGTCAGCGAGATTGTGAAAGAGGATTTGGGGAACGCTGATGAGATTGTGAG TGATAGAGAAGTCTCTGATGAGAACATGCGAAGTGAGATTGTTAAAAAAGATTTGGTGAAACACGCTAATGAGATTGATGAGAAGATGGTGAGTGAGACTGTGAAAGAAGAGTTGGTGAGTGAGATTGTGAAAGAGGATTTGGTGAAAGACTCTGATGAGATTGATGAGAACAGGCGCAGTGAGAATGTGAGAGAAGATGTGAAACACGCTGATGAGATCACGCAGGCACAACATCT TGACAATGTGACAAAAGACTTGGTAAAAGAAACTGCTGATGCACAGAC TGACATAGAAGAGTCGGTTAAAGAATGCGCTGAGAAGGCCACGGAGGCATATCT TGACAGGATTAGAAGACAGTATATTGCTGACCAGC ACTCACCTTGGAAACGCAGCAGCGTGATTGGGAAAAGCAgcagaaagagaaaaaagaacaGAGGAAGTTGA